The DNA region CGGAGACCGCGATCGCTTCGCGCACGACGTCCACCACGATCAACGCCTCCGGAATTCTTTCCATTCCGCGGATGCCCCAGAGATGCCGACGCAGCTTGGTGTTCTCCCGGCGGAGAACCGCCACTTCTTTCTTGGGCATCCGATCCATCAAGCCCTTTTCCTCGAGATGATCGATCCACCGCATCCGCTCGACCGATTTACGGATCGTCACGAGGTTCGTCAGGGTTCCGCCGAGCCAACGGTGGTTCACGTAGAAGGAATCGCTGCTTTCGGCGCACTCCTGGACGACCGCCTGCGCCTGCCTCTTGCATCCGACGAAAAGCACCTTGCCGCCCTCCTCGGACAGCTTCTCCAGGAACCGTGCTGCGTTTGCCAGCTCCTCCCGGGTCCGCTCCGGATCGATCCAATGGATGCCGCCCCGCGACCCAGCGAGATACCGCTTCATCCGCGGATGCCACTTGTCCGTTCGATGGCCGAAGTGCACCCCGGCCTCGACCAATGTCTTTACGTCCACCATTTCCTATCCGTCCGTTGCTGCGCGCATCTATTCCCTAGGAGCCTCCGCGCCTTTCTTTGGCCCGTTCCGCCGGCCGGAGGCGATTCGCAAGC from Methylacidimicrobium sp. AP8 includes:
- the rpsB gene encoding 30S ribosomal protein S2 codes for the protein MVDVKTLVEAGVHFGHRTDKWHPRMKRYLAGSRGGIHWIDPERTREELANAARFLEKLSEEGGKVLFVGCKRQAQAVVQECAESSDSFYVNHRWLGGTLTNLVTIRKSVERMRWIDHLEEKGLMDRMPKKEVAVLRRENTKLRRHLWGIRGMERIPEALIVVDVVREAIAVSEARKLRIPIVAIVDTNADPDGIDFPIPANDDSVRSIRLILQELNQSIIEGKTRLGWTPSGPAGETGAGGQTSPRPVADATAA